In the Flavobacterium acetivorans genome, one interval contains:
- a CDS encoding DUF3127 domain-containing protein, which produces MEVTGKIKVVNPEQQVSASFKKRELVVTTEEQYPQHIMIEFTQDKCDLLNNYSVGEPVKVSINLRGREWVNPQGETKYFNSIQGWRIEKMANEAQAPSAPMPTAQTFAPATSLNEDEPDDLPF; this is translated from the coding sequence ATGGAAGTTACAGGGAAAATTAAAGTTGTTAATCCAGAACAACAAGTTAGTGCATCATTTAAAAAAAGAGAGTTAGTTGTTACTACAGAAGAGCAATATCCTCAACATATTATGATTGAGTTTACTCAAGATAAATGTGATTTGTTAAACAACTATAGTGTTGGTGAGCCTGTAAAAGTTTCAATCAATTTAAGAGGTAGAGAATGGGTTAATCCACAAGGAGAAACAAAATACTTTAACAGTATTCAAGGGTGGAGAATTGAGAAAATGGCTAATGAAGCACAAGCTCCTTCGGCTCCAATGCCTACAGCTCAAACCTTTGCTCCAGCTACAAGTTTAAACGAAGACGAACCGGACGATTTACCATTTTAA
- a CDS encoding ISAon1 family transposase, which translates to MDKSATDCHTIGGFFGVNGKKLQRQYKKHLSSFNAWAPREHAHQWIVYPENMGTHLSIDEVALSQGELYTIVTNKKFKGKKGSLVAIVAGTKADKVIEHIRKIDYKKRSCVKEITLDMANSMKLISKRCFPKATQVTDRFHVQKLALEALQEIRIKHRWEAMDFENQLILKAKRENQTYIPELLANGDSVKQLLARSRYALYKSREKWTENQNERAQLLFGLYPDIKTAYYLSQQLRGIYNSNNDKHIAMTKLAHWYRNVEESGFKNFNILLNTITFNYRSILNYFDNRRTNASAESFNAKIKAFRSQFRGVRKIDFFLFRLSNLFA; encoded by the coding sequence ATAGATAAGAGTGCTACTGATTGTCACACCATTGGTGGTTTCTTCGGAGTCAACGGAAAGAAACTCCAACGACAATATAAAAAACACCTGAGTTCCTTTAATGCTTGGGCTCCACGAGAACATGCACATCAATGGATTGTTTACCCTGAAAATATGGGCACCCATTTATCAATTGACGAAGTAGCTTTGTCTCAGGGTGAACTTTACACTATTGTAACCAACAAGAAGTTCAAAGGTAAAAAAGGTTCCTTAGTTGCCATTGTTGCTGGAACAAAGGCAGATAAAGTCATAGAACATATCAGAAAGATTGATTACAAGAAGAGAAGCTGTGTCAAAGAAATAACACTTGACATGGCTAATTCTATGAAATTGATCTCTAAAAGATGTTTCCCTAAAGCCACACAGGTAACAGATAGATTTCATGTCCAAAAACTGGCACTGGAAGCCTTACAAGAGATTAGGATTAAACATCGATGGGAGGCTATGGATTTTGAGAATCAATTGATATTGAAAGCCAAAAGAGAGAATCAAACCTATATTCCGGAGCTCTTAGCTAACGGTGACTCTGTAAAACAGCTATTAGCCAGGAGTCGATATGCACTTTATAAATCTCGCGAAAAATGGACTGAGAATCAAAATGAAAGAGCTCAATTATTATTTGGACTATATCCAGATATAAAAACAGCCTATTATCTAAGCCAACAACTTCGAGGTATCTACAATAGCAACAATGACAAGCACATTGCGATGACTAAACTAGCACATTGGTATAGGAATGTAGAGGAATCTGGTTTTAAAAACTTCAATATTCTACTCAATACTATAACTTTCAATTACCGGTCAATCTTAAACTACTTTGATAATAGAAGGACCAATGCTTCTGCTGAATCTTTCAATGCAAAAATAAAAGCCTTTAGAAGTCAGTTTAGAGGAGTAAGGAAAATAGATTTCTTCTTGTTCAGATTATCTAATCTTTTTGCCTAA
- a CDS encoding Rieske (2Fe-2S) protein, with protein sequence MKKHLLLLLIVPFFFGCSDNGFNNKNPYIPNYSFSVNLNLAFYQNLTYPGNAIYYSGAGVGSRGIYVFNTGSGYNAFDAACPNQSLDSCTNLTLKGINLVCPCDKSEYSLYTGLSQSGLQYPLKQYRVEVNGTVLRVYN encoded by the coding sequence ATGAAAAAACACCTTCTCCTACTCCTGATTGTGCCTTTCTTTTTTGGCTGTAGCGATAATGGTTTTAACAATAAAAACCCATATATCCCTAATTATAGTTTTTCGGTAAATCTAAATTTGGCTTTTTATCAGAATCTTACCTATCCAGGAAATGCCATTTATTACTCGGGAGCTGGCGTAGGATCTAGAGGTATTTACGTTTTTAATACCGGTAGTGGTTACAATGCTTTTGATGCGGCCTGTCCTAATCAAAGCTTGGATTCCTGCACTAACTTGACTTTAAAAGGAATCAATCTGGTATGTCCCTGCGACAAATCTGAATATAGCTTATATACAGGTCTAAGTCAATCGGGATTGCAATATCCTTTAAAACAATATAGGGTTGAAGTGAATGGAACTGTGCTGCGGGTTTATAATTAA
- a CDS encoding flavin reductase family protein has product MISIDPKSIATAKLQGYLQGAVGPRPIAFASTVDEKGNPNLSPFSFFNVFSANPPILVFSPSRRVRDNSIKHTLMNCEATKEVVINVVNFNIVQQTSLASTEYADGVNEFLKAGLTAIPSDIVKPYRVKESPVQFECKVNQIIPLGTEGGAGNLILCEVVKIHIDEAILDENGVIDQYKIDLVSRLGGNWYSRSNQGLFEVPKPLVTLGIGVDAIPNHVKESAVFDGNDLGKLGNIEALPTIEEVSIFVKQNFSVKGVLSSDDKQKVHQEAKKYLDNDDVFSAWKVLLAKK; this is encoded by the coding sequence ATGATTAGTATTGATCCCAAAAGTATTGCAACTGCTAAATTACAAGGATATTTACAAGGCGCTGTTGGTCCAAGGCCAATAGCTTTTGCAAGTACCGTAGATGAAAAAGGGAATCCAAATTTATCCCCTTTTAGTTTCTTTAATGTTTTTAGCGCTAATCCGCCTATTTTAGTTTTTTCGCCTTCAAGACGCGTGCGCGATAATTCAATTAAGCATACTTTGATGAATTGTGAAGCAACCAAAGAAGTGGTGATCAATGTCGTTAACTTTAATATCGTACAACAAACTTCTCTTGCAAGTACCGAATATGCCGATGGCGTAAACGAGTTTTTGAAGGCCGGTTTAACCGCAATTCCCTCGGATATTGTGAAGCCGTATAGGGTTAAAGAATCGCCGGTGCAGTTTGAATGTAAAGTGAATCAGATAATTCCGTTAGGCACTGAGGGCGGAGCTGGGAATTTAATTCTTTGTGAGGTGGTAAAAATTCATATCGATGAAGCGATTTTGGACGAAAATGGAGTGATTGATCAGTATAAAATTGATTTAGTTTCTCGTTTAGGCGGGAATTGGTATTCCAGGTCGAATCAAGGATTATTTGAAGTGCCGAAACCTTTGGTGACTTTGGGTATTGGTGTTGACGCTATCCCGAATCATGTCAAGGAAAGTGCCGTATTTGACGGGAATGATTTGGGTAAATTAGGAAATATTGAAGCCTTGCCTACAATAGAAGAAGTTAGTATATTTGTAAAACAGAATTTTTCTGTGAAAGGAGTATTGAGCTCAGATGACAAACAAAAGGTGCATCAAGAAGCTAAAAAATACTTAGATAACGATGATGTATTTTCTGCATGGAAAGTGCTTCTGGCCAAAAAATAA
- a CDS encoding sensor histidine kinase, with protein sequence MQFSKKRNTTRWVIITASFFIISLILWNTYTFFQIFKNEERLKMNLWANAQKTLKTAGENTDVELPLLIFSNNTSIPIILTEHDSIINTVNIDEEIIKNTDKAADFLSDLKSENDPIVIEYVPGKFQKLYYGNSALLNKLKYYPIALLLIIFLFVALVYNFYKSTRIATQNKLWAGMAKETAHQIGTPLSSLIGWVELLKTENIDKNTTAEIEKDIERLQTITDRFSKIGSEPVLEKKDIIEETLQSYNYLQSRFSKQIEFTFEGPKMPLYVMLNPILHSWTIENLVKNAIDAMKGRGKLSIKIEQDNEIVKINITDSGNGIQKKQFKTIFEPGFTTKKRGWGLGLSLTKRIVEEYHKGSIKVLNSEIGKGTTMQLSFKKTS encoded by the coding sequence ATGCAGTTTTCTAAAAAAAGAAACACCACACGCTGGGTCATTATTACCGCCTCTTTCTTTATTATTTCACTAATTCTATGGAATACGTATACCTTTTTTCAAATATTCAAAAACGAAGAGCGTCTAAAAATGAATCTTTGGGCAAACGCCCAAAAAACACTAAAAACAGCTGGAGAAAATACGGATGTTGAACTTCCGTTACTGATTTTCAGCAACAATACTTCCATCCCTATCATTCTTACTGAACACGACAGCATTATAAACACCGTTAACATTGACGAAGAAATCATAAAAAACACTGATAAAGCCGCTGATTTTTTATCTGATTTAAAAAGTGAAAATGACCCCATTGTAATTGAATATGTACCCGGTAAATTTCAAAAACTATACTATGGAAATTCGGCCTTACTCAATAAACTCAAATACTATCCCATAGCCTTGTTGCTCATCATTTTCTTATTTGTCGCCTTGGTTTACAATTTTTACAAAAGTACCCGAATAGCCACACAGAACAAACTTTGGGCTGGAATGGCTAAAGAAACCGCACATCAAATTGGGACTCCACTCTCTTCTCTAATAGGCTGGGTCGAACTACTAAAAACCGAAAATATTGACAAAAATACCACGGCCGAAATCGAAAAAGACATCGAACGCCTGCAAACCATTACGGATCGTTTCTCAAAAATAGGCTCTGAACCTGTACTTGAAAAAAAAGATATTATTGAAGAAACCCTACAGTCATACAACTACCTGCAATCCCGATTTTCCAAACAAATTGAATTTACTTTCGAAGGTCCAAAAATGCCTCTTTATGTAATGCTCAACCCTATCTTACATAGTTGGACGATTGAAAACTTGGTGAAAAACGCCATTGACGCCATGAAAGGAAGAGGAAAACTATCTATAAAAATTGAACAAGACAATGAGATAGTAAAAATAAATATTACAGACAGTGGCAATGGAATTCAGAAAAAACAATTCAAAACCATCTTCGAACCTGGCTTCACTACCAAAAAAAGAGGCTGGGGATTAGGACTTTCCTTGACCAAAAGAATAGTAGAAGAATACCACAAAGGAAGTATAAAGGTATTGAACTCCGAAATTGGGAAAGGAACCACTATGCAGCTTTCATTCAAAAAAACAAGTTAA
- a CDS encoding transglutaminase domain-containing protein gives MRNYFSFLILFLSVFSFAQTKTTYTVVDNKMTVIPRDLSSSTAGIAAFISTNFKTDNDKIRAAFHWTASNISYDVANMFAVNFNETELEKITKTVQTKKGVCSHYAAVFNDIAKKIGIESYIIEGYTKQNGKVGDLAHAWVVAKIDGQWFLFDPTWGAGYVNNGKFYKKINDAYFKVAPTKMIASHISFDYLWQFLNYPITNGEFYEGKIQINKTKKYFDFEKEIVKYNGLSEIDQLFETAKRIEENGLKNAMILERYEGKKKNIAYLRQSISIDKLNSIVNEMNEAVVLLNDFINYRNKKFKPTFPDEQINSMIQIPREKLIKCQNDIYSIGSVGSENASNLTSIKSSIATALAQAEEHALFVKDYLGKSKLVRKTMFSKVSWFGIPLN, from the coding sequence ATGAGAAACTATTTTTCATTTTTAATCTTGTTTTTATCCGTTTTTAGTTTTGCTCAAACGAAAACGACTTACACCGTAGTTGATAATAAAATGACTGTAATTCCTAGGGATTTGAGTAGTTCCACGGCTGGGATAGCAGCGTTTATTAGTACTAATTTCAAAACGGACAATGATAAAATTCGTGCTGCCTTTCATTGGACTGCTTCTAATATAAGCTATGATGTAGCGAATATGTTTGCTGTAAATTTCAATGAGACAGAACTAGAAAAAATAACCAAGACAGTACAGACAAAAAAAGGAGTTTGTAGTCACTATGCTGCTGTTTTTAATGATATTGCTAAGAAAATAGGTATCGAGTCTTATATCATCGAGGGCTATACAAAACAAAACGGAAAAGTGGGAGATTTGGCTCACGCTTGGGTTGTGGCAAAAATTGATGGACAATGGTTTCTTTTTGACCCAACATGGGGCGCAGGATACGTTAATAACGGCAAGTTTTATAAAAAAATAAACGATGCTTATTTTAAGGTTGCGCCTACAAAAATGATTGCCTCTCATATTTCGTTTGATTATTTATGGCAATTCCTGAATTATCCCATAACCAATGGGGAGTTTTATGAAGGTAAAATCCAAATTAATAAAACGAAGAAGTACTTTGACTTTGAAAAAGAAATTGTCAAGTACAATGGCTTGTCAGAGATTGATCAATTGTTTGAGACTGCCAAAAGAATAGAGGAAAACGGTTTGAAAAACGCCATGATTCTGGAGCGTTATGAAGGTAAAAAGAAGAATATAGCTTATTTGAGACAAAGTATAAGTATTGATAAATTGAATTCAATCGTGAATGAGATGAATGAGGCGGTGGTTTTATTGAATGATTTTATTAATTACAGAAATAAAAAGTTTAAACCTACTTTTCCGGATGAGCAAATCAATAGTATGATCCAAATTCCAAGAGAGAAATTAATCAAATGTCAGAATGATATCTATAGTATTGGTTCAGTAGGGAGTGAGAATGCATCAAACTTAACTTCGATTAAAAGTAGTATTGCAACCGCTTTGGCCCAAGCCGAAGAACATGCTTTGTTTGTAAAAGACTATTTAGGAAAATCTAAATTAGTTAGAAAAACAATGTTTTCGAAAGTGTCTTGGTTTGGAATCCCGTTAAATTAA
- the greA gene encoding transcription elongation factor GreA: MSAISYYTAEGLKKLREELDYLKSVMRPKASADIAEARDKGDLSENAEYDAAKEAQGMLEMRIAKLEEIHSNARLIDETNLDLSKVLVLSSVKIKNQANGMEMKYTLVAESEADLKTGKISVTSPIGKGLLGKSIGEVAEITVPNGVLKFEILEISRD, from the coding sequence ATGAGCGCAATATCTTATTACACCGCAGAAGGATTAAAAAAGTTAAGAGAAGAATTGGATTATTTGAAAAGTGTGATGCGTCCAAAAGCATCTGCTGATATAGCTGAGGCAAGAGATAAAGGAGATTTGTCAGAAAATGCAGAATATGATGCGGCAAAGGAAGCACAGGGAATGTTGGAGATGAGAATTGCCAAATTAGAGGAAATACATTCTAATGCAAGATTGATTGATGAAACGAACCTTGATCTTTCTAAGGTATTAGTCTTGTCTAGCGTGAAAATCAAAAATCAGGCTAATGGCATGGAAATGAAGTATACCTTGGTTGCCGAAAGTGAAGCTGACTTGAAAACCGGAAAGATATCCGTTACTTCTCCAATTGGGAAAGGTTTATTAGGGAAATCCATTGGTGAAGTTGCCGAAATTACGGTTCCAAACGGGGTTTTGAAATTTGAAATTCTAGAAATTTCCCGCGACTAA
- a CDS encoding TonB-dependent receptor, whose translation MNTLFYKKSQEPKSKNPNSSIRVFFILFIFHFSLFTFSQVKDTTKVNQLDAVLVSAVRASTKTPVSFSNLDKKEIKFRNLGQDIPILMTFLPSVVTTSDAGNGVGYTGIRVRGSDATRVNVTINGIPYNDSESHGTFWVNMPDFASSIESLQLQRGVGTSTNGAGAFGASLNMLTDSFAKESNGEISNSFGSFNTRKHTVKFSTGLIDDHFELAGRVSALKSDGYIDRAFSDLKSYFLQGTYVGKATLIKALAFGGMEKTYQSWNGLEDLDKLKNDRTYNTAGMYTDEFGNTRFYDNETDNYQQDHYQLHWNEKVAENWNTNLAFHYTKGKGYYENYKEDAKFSAYGLTPIVINGAIINRTDLIRQKWLDNDFYGTTFSANYKDEKLDVIFGGGYNKYEGAHFGKIIWARYASQSELDDRYYDDFASRTDGNIFVKANYQIAEKLSLFGDLQLRNVHYKANSAEAGLVNDNFNFFNPKAGLNFEINANNALYFSYARANREPNRTDYENGSPRPEKLNDFELGLRHVSSKVKFNANVYYMAYKDQLILTGALDDVGAPVRENSGDSYRLGLELDATIAILDNLFIKPNATISTNKNKDFFFKRDGVLTALGNTNIAYSPDFIAGNMVNFLPVKNLQISLLSKFVGEQYMGNIDSDGSKLKSYFVNDLNVSYEFKPKSVFKSILLSALVNNIFDYKYVSNGYFYTYDDDYSNPPAVTTIEGAGYYPQAGINFLAGLTLKF comes from the coding sequence ATGAATACTTTATTTTACAAAAAGAGCCAAGAGCCAAAAAGCAAGAACCCAAACAGTTCAATTCGAGTATTTTTTATACTTTTCATTTTTCACTTTTCACTTTTCACTTTTTCACAAGTCAAAGACACGACCAAAGTCAATCAGCTCGATGCCGTTTTGGTTTCGGCAGTTCGTGCCAGCACAAAAACACCGGTAAGTTTTAGCAACCTCGATAAAAAAGAGATTAAATTTCGAAATTTAGGACAAGATATTCCTATTTTGATGACTTTTTTACCATCTGTAGTTACGACTAGTGATGCCGGAAATGGAGTAGGTTACACAGGGATTCGTGTCCGTGGTAGCGATGCAACCAGAGTCAATGTAACTATTAATGGGATTCCTTACAATGATTCCGAAAGTCATGGGACTTTTTGGGTAAACATGCCAGATTTTGCTTCTTCGATAGAAAGTTTGCAGTTGCAGCGTGGTGTGGGAACTTCGACTAATGGTGCTGGAGCTTTTGGAGCGAGTTTGAATATGTTGACGGATTCTTTTGCCAAGGAAAGCAATGGGGAAATCTCTAATTCTTTTGGAAGTTTCAATACCAGAAAGCATACTGTAAAATTCAGTACCGGATTAATTGATGATCATTTTGAATTAGCAGGTCGAGTATCTGCTCTTAAGTCAGATGGCTATATTGACAGGGCTTTTTCTGATTTGAAATCCTATTTCTTGCAAGGAACTTATGTGGGTAAAGCCACTTTAATAAAAGCGTTGGCTTTTGGAGGAATGGAGAAAACGTATCAGTCTTGGAACGGTTTGGAAGATTTGGATAAACTAAAAAATGACCGAACCTACAATACTGCAGGAATGTATACCGATGAATTTGGGAACACTCGTTTTTATGACAATGAAACCGATAATTACCAGCAAGACCATTATCAGTTGCATTGGAATGAAAAAGTGGCTGAAAATTGGAACACGAATTTGGCTTTTCATTACACCAAAGGAAAAGGCTATTATGAGAATTACAAAGAAGATGCGAAATTTTCGGCTTATGGTTTAACTCCAATTGTTATTAATGGAGCCATAATTAATAGAACTGATTTAATTCGTCAAAAATGGCTGGACAATGATTTTTATGGAACCACTTTTTCGGCTAATTACAAAGACGAAAAATTGGATGTGATTTTTGGCGGTGGATACAACAAATACGAAGGAGCTCATTTTGGGAAAATAATCTGGGCGCGTTATGCTTCACAAAGTGAATTGGATGATCGTTATTACGATGATTTCGCTTCAAGAACAGACGGGAATATTTTTGTGAAAGCCAATTATCAAATTGCCGAAAAGCTTAGTTTGTTTGGAGATTTGCAACTTAGAAATGTGCATTATAAAGCAAATAGCGCAGAAGCAGGTTTAGTTAACGACAATTTTAATTTCTTTAACCCAAAAGCGGGTTTGAATTTTGAAATCAACGCCAATAACGCTTTGTATTTTTCTTATGCCAGAGCGAATAGGGAGCCTAATAGAACCGATTATGAAAACGGTAGTCCAAGACCGGAGAAACTGAATGATTTTGAATTAGGTTTGCGCCACGTTAGCTCAAAAGTAAAATTCAATGCCAATGTTTATTATATGGCCTACAAAGATCAATTGATTCTTACCGGAGCCTTAGACGATGTTGGTGCTCCTGTTCGTGAAAATAGCGGAGACAGTTACCGTTTGGGTCTTGAGCTTGATGCTACAATTGCAATATTAGATAATTTGTTTATCAAACCTAATGCGACAATAAGTACCAATAAAAACAAAGATTTTTTCTTTAAGAGAGATGGCGTTTTGACCGCCTTGGGAAATACAAATATTGCGTATTCACCTGATTTTATTGCCGGGAATATGGTGAACTTTTTACCAGTTAAAAATCTTCAAATATCGTTGTTGTCTAAATTTGTTGGAGAGCAATACATGGGTAACATAGACTCAGATGGATCTAAGTTGAAATCCTATTTTGTAAATGATTTGAACGTTTCGTATGAATTTAAACCAAAGTCGGTTTTTAAATCAATATTGCTGTCTGCTTTGGTGAATAATATTTTTGACTATAAATACGTGTCTAATGGGTATTTCTATACTTATGATGATGATTATTCTAATCCGCCTGCTGTTACCACAATTGAAGGGGCAGGTTATTATCCGCAAGCCGGAATTAATTTCCTTGCCGGATTGACATTGAAGTTTTAA
- the arfB gene encoding alternative ribosome rescue aminoacyl-tRNA hydrolase ArfB codes for METHKIISELQYKAVRSSGAGGQNVNKVASKVVLTFDLKQSQALSEEEKLLLQTNLASRLTSDLILILNCDENRSQLKNKEIVTKRFLELIKKGLLVPKERKATKIPKSAIRKRIKDKKNISQTKLNRRKPDLN; via the coding sequence ATGGAAACGCATAAAATAATATCTGAGTTACAGTATAAGGCTGTTCGAAGCAGTGGAGCTGGTGGACAAAATGTGAACAAAGTTGCATCAAAGGTGGTTTTGACTTTTGATTTAAAACAATCTCAGGCATTGTCCGAAGAAGAAAAGTTACTGTTGCAAACGAATTTGGCTTCAAGATTAACCTCTGATTTGATCTTAATATTAAATTGTGATGAGAACCGCAGTCAGCTTAAAAATAAAGAAATTGTTACGAAGCGTTTTTTGGAATTGATCAAAAAAGGATTGCTGGTTCCTAAAGAAAGAAAAGCAACCAAGATACCAAAATCAGCCATTAGAAAGCGAATTAAGGACAAAAAGAATATTTCTCAAACCAAGCTAAACCGCAGAAAACCAGATTTAAATTGA
- a CDS encoding DUF4301 family protein, with amino-acid sequence MEKNLKQKQSAIIKIALFGPESTGKTTLAKQLAGHYKTAWAPEFAREYLQEKWDKSQLICDVNDMLPIAYGQTQLENEKLSIANKYLFCDTNLLVTKVFSEVYYNYCDPLLDKAAQEHEYDLFFLTDIDVPWEKDDLRDTAEGRENVFEVFKQSLIDNKKPFITLSGDQKLRLNTAISITDDLTKAKELGFSSLDFVQIYTRGISIEKIQKQLQFLQNGISKTLLVQPATLYNGILKLSETDFIERAAFFDANKQSLNLLKFVPASGAATRMFKFLIAFLNEFDINNETINAYINRKKDSELSIFIVAMEKFPFFEAIDRKLREEFPSFDALENDYKNYYFIKFLLSSDYFDFANKPKGILPFHKYATNIATPIEEHLYECSYYGSSNGQSHLHFTVSEAHQDQFESIINSIKAKVEEESKTAINVSYSYQDKSTDTLAVDLENKPFRDDEGQLVFRPGGHGALIENLNKLNAEVIFIKNIDNVIHDNNEKNALYKKALAGILVGLQQQIFSYLKLMDQNSINEEQVEGIRVFLETKLNVEMEAGFDALALENKIKFVNNALNRPIRVCGMVKNEGEPGGGPFWVRNEDNTVSLQIVESSQVDLNDENQAKILADATHFNPVDLVCGIKNYKNEKFDLLQFVNHNSGFIVEKNSSGKCIKAYELPGLWNGAMANWLTVFVEVPLITFNPVKTVNDLLKPAHQSH; translated from the coding sequence ATGGAGAAAAATCTTAAACAAAAGCAATCCGCAATTATAAAAATCGCTTTGTTTGGTCCTGAAAGCACCGGCAAAACGACATTGGCAAAACAACTCGCTGGACATTATAAAACGGCTTGGGCTCCTGAATTTGCAAGGGAATATCTTCAAGAGAAATGGGATAAGAGCCAGCTTATTTGTGATGTAAATGATATGTTGCCTATTGCTTATGGTCAAACGCAATTGGAAAACGAAAAGCTGTCGATCGCCAATAAATACCTTTTTTGCGATACTAATTTATTGGTGACTAAGGTGTTTTCGGAAGTTTATTATAACTATTGTGATCCTTTGCTGGACAAAGCGGCTCAGGAACACGAATACGATTTGTTTTTTCTGACAGATATTGATGTTCCTTGGGAAAAAGATGATTTAAGAGATACAGCCGAAGGACGAGAAAACGTTTTTGAAGTTTTCAAGCAATCATTGATTGATAATAAAAAACCTTTTATTACTCTTTCGGGAGATCAAAAATTGAGATTGAATACGGCAATTTCTATTACTGATGATTTAACTAAAGCGAAAGAATTGGGATTTTCTTCGCTTGATTTTGTTCAGATTTATACTCGTGGAATTTCAATAGAGAAGATTCAAAAACAATTGCAATTCCTTCAAAACGGAATCTCCAAAACACTGTTGGTACAGCCGGCAACCTTATATAATGGGATTTTGAAACTTTCTGAAACGGATTTTATAGAAAGGGCAGCTTTTTTTGATGCCAATAAACAATCCCTAAATCTGCTGAAATTTGTTCCTGCTTCGGGTGCAGCCACAAGGATGTTCAAGTTTTTGATTGCTTTTTTAAATGAATTTGATATTAATAATGAAACTATCAATGCTTATATCAATCGAAAAAAAGACAGCGAATTGTCGATTTTTATTGTCGCTATGGAGAAGTTTCCGTTTTTTGAGGCAATTGATAGAAAGCTAAGAGAAGAATTTCCAAGTTTTGATGCTTTGGAAAACGACTATAAGAATTATTATTTTATAAAATTCCTCTTGTCTTCGGATTATTTTGATTTTGCCAATAAACCAAAAGGGATTTTGCCTTTTCATAAATATGCAACCAATATTGCCACACCAATAGAGGAGCATTTGTACGAATGTAGTTATTATGGCAGTTCTAATGGGCAATCTCATCTGCATTTTACCGTTTCTGAGGCGCATCAAGATCAATTTGAGAGCATAATCAATTCGATAAAAGCTAAGGTGGAAGAGGAATCTAAAACGGCAATAAATGTATCTTACTCCTATCAGGATAAAAGTACCGATACGCTGGCTGTTGATCTGGAAAATAAGCCGTTTAGAGACGATGAAGGCCAACTGGTTTTTAGACCGGGAGGACATGGCGCTCTCATTGAGAATTTGAATAAATTAAATGCTGAGGTCATTTTTATAAAAAACATTGACAATGTTATTCATGATAACAACGAGAAAAATGCGTTGTATAAAAAGGCTTTGGCGGGGATATTGGTTGGATTACAGCAGCAAATTTTTAGTTATTTGAAGCTAATGGATCAAAATTCGATAAATGAAGAACAAGTTGAAGGAATTAGGGTTTTCTTAGAAACGAAATTAAATGTAGAAATGGAAGCGGGTTTTGATGCCTTGGCTTTGGAAAATAAAATTAAATTTGTCAACAATGCTTTAAATAGACCCATTCGAGTTTGTGGAATGGTGAAGAATGAAGGAGAACCCGGAGGTGGACCGTTTTGGGTCAGGAATGAGGATAATACAGTTTCACTTCAGATTGTAGAATCCTCGCAAGTGGATTTGAATGATGAAAATCAAGCCAAGATTCTTGCTGATGCCACCCATTTTAACCCTGTTGATCTTGTTTGCGGAATCAAAAATTACAAAAACGAAAAGTTTGATTTATTGCAGTTTGTAAATCACAATAGCGGTTTTATTGTTGAAAAAAACAGTTCGGGAAAATGTATTAAAGCCTATGAATTACCAGGTTTGTGGAATGGAGCTATGGCAAATTGGCTGACAGTTTTTGTCGAAGTGCCTTTGATTACTTTTAATCCCGTAAAAACGGTAAACGATTTATTGAAACCAGCACATCAATCACATTAA
- a CDS encoding HIT family protein yields the protein MSSIFTKIVNGEIPCYKIAEDENYLAFLDVNPNAKGHTLCIPKFEVDKIFDMDEAHYLGLMHFSRKIAIALEKTVPCKRIGMAVVGLEVPHAHVHLIPLNEMDEMRFQNKVSLTKEEFEALAQSIQSNL from the coding sequence ATGAGTTCAATATTTACCAAAATAGTAAACGGGGAAATACCTTGTTACAAAATTGCCGAAGACGAGAATTATTTGGCTTTTTTGGATGTAAATCCAAATGCAAAAGGACATACGCTTTGTATCCCGAAGTTTGAAGTCGATAAAATATTTGACATGGATGAAGCACATTATTTGGGCTTGATGCATTTTTCAAGAAAGATTGCCATTGCGCTAGAGAAAACTGTTCCTTGTAAACGAATTGGAATGGCCGTTGTAGGACTTGAAGTACCTCATGCCCATGTGCATTTAATTCCCTTGAATGAAATGGACGAAATGCGATTTCAAAATAAAGTTTCTTTGACCAAAGAAGAATTTGAAGCTTTGGCACAAAGCATTCAATCTAATTTATAG